A DNA window from Patagioenas fasciata isolate bPatFas1 chromosome 1, bPatFas1.hap1, whole genome shotgun sequence contains the following coding sequences:
- the OMP gene encoding olfactory marker protein, with the protein MAAKAEMLELPFVHDDQLTRCMRLRFQSLQQKNVRPQDGEKLLRPNEHIYRVDFIRQHNLRFFRWDIHLERPGKVTVTGTSQHWTPDLTHLMNRQLLEPVGIFWKKPGAKEVECNEADAQEFGERIAELARIRKVMYFLFAFTDGLEPAQLKCSVVFKA; encoded by the coding sequence atGGCAGCCAAGGCAGAGATGCTGGAGCTGCCCTTCGTCCACGATGACCAGCTCACCCGCTGCATGCGGCTGCGATTCCAGAGCCTGCAGCAGAAAAACGTGAGGCCCCAGGATGGCGAGAAGCTGCTGCGACCCAACGAGCACATCTACCGAGTGGATTTCATCCGGCAGCACAACCTGCGCTTCTTCCGCTGGGACATCCATCTAGAGAGACCTGGGAAGGTCACGGTGACCGGCACCTCCCAGCACTGGACTCCTGATCTCACCCACCTTATGAAccggcagctgctggagccggtGGGCATCTTCTGGAAGAAACCAGGGGCCAAGGAGGTGGAGTGCAATGAGGCAGATGCCCAGGAATTTGGGGAGCGGATAGCGGAGTTAGCCCGGATCCGCAAGGTGATGTATTTCCTCTTTGCTTTCACCGATGGCCTCGAACCAGCTCAGCTGAAGTGCTCTGTTGTTTTTAAAGCCTGA